GTGGAGTAACACCCACCCCCACCAAAGGAGATTCCATTCTTCTTCAACCACCTGATCCTAGCACCCATTACAAAGTCCTCAATCTCTGGAACTACAGTTGGAGTCCATGGGGAGCCCCTCTACCTGTCTCCCCTTCAGCCCACcttcccccccatccccccaaatcccccaccccccatcacaAGGCCTACCTTTCAACCCGAACACGTCTACAGCACAGCAGGCCTAGCACAGCACACAGGGTAAAAAGGCAACCTGATACAATGCCTGATGCCACCAGGAGTGGCATCGATGCCCCTGATACACTGGCCCGAGGCTCtaggaagaatgaaggaaaggatgGAGCTGCCTAGAAAGGTATGCCTAGCCAGCCACCAAAATCTAGGCATTTTCAATTAGCTCACCCTGAGGGTTACCCCCAGGTCCCTTTATCAGAGTCATGCCAATACCTGAAGCTCAGAAACTTTTAAACAATTAAGCAGCCTACCCTACCAGCTTCAGATACTAAAATTCCTTCCTGGCTTCCTCTCTACAGTGGAGGCCAGATGGCATCCTGAATGGGAGCTCAAAAGTTCACTTCTGTACTGTCCTCAACTTGTGGCTATATGCCCTCTCCTCCACTGGCAACCAACCACGAGATAAGCAACAGGGTAAACAGTCCCATCTGAGCCAAGGATTCTAGAACACTCAGAGACCATGAAACACTCAGACCTGAGGAATAGGGAGGAGAGCAACCATAGTCATGGGCTCATTGGATCATAGCGGGGAGAGTGACCATAGCCATGGGACCATTGGATCATAGAGGGGAGAGTGACTACAGTTATGGGTTCATTGGATCATAGAAGAGAGAGGGACCATAGCCATgggatcattggatcatagaggAAAGAGTGACCATAGTCATGGAATCATTGAATCATGGATTTTGAGCTGGAATAGACCTTCAAGGCCATCAAGTCCAAGTCCCCACCCCATcaccatttttccattttgtagatgaggaaactaagctacagaaaagttaagtgacttacaagaTATGAAATTAGGCCTTCCTGATCTCTCTCTCGCTTTAAGCTATTTGACTGTAAAACTGTAGTAAGACTTTTTgtgtataacacacacatacacacacacacatatgtccttcaattctttctttctcccactattctttctgtttttccattCACTTTCTtgactctctccctttctctctcactccctttttcactttcatctttccctttttctctttctccctccagtcattctctctccctccatttttctctcttcttccagtCACTtgcttgtctgtctctctcttacttttctctctcttttgctctttctccttcctcatctttccctctttttctttctccttccattcattctcttatctttctatctctcttcttcccttcctctttatcCCTTCATCTGTGTAATAATATATATTGGTAGTAACCATATGTAGGAAATGCTCATCCTAGCCTCTAACCTCAATCTTATTCCCTCATGCTAGAAAGGAACCACATAAGGAGAATCCCTCTCTTTCTTAGTTCCTAAATCCAGCTGTAACAGATGAGATGTACTCCCCCCTCTGCTTACCTGAGAAGGCTGTAAAGGAGACAGTAGGATTGACCGGGTCAAAACTGGTAAAGGCTGCAACACTGAACCTGGGGATTCATTCAGGGTTCAAGGGGAGAGTATAAATGACTCAATCAGGAGACTCTGAATTAGAAGATACTGAGCACTCAGCAGGGCCATGGGATGCTACTTGTCCTCTACTTTTTTGGGTCAGGTTCCCCCTAACTTTGTTTCCATCATCTCTTCCCAAAAGGACAGGAACACTTAGCAAACTCCCAGAGCCCAAAGAACAGGCAGACCTGTGGTGTTTGTGAATCAGTTCAACCCAATGGGTTAAACCAGGCTCTCTCTATAACCACCCAGCCCCCTTCAGCATCAACACTCACCTATACTGGGCATCTGGCTTGAGCTTCCCATTACAGGTCTGCTGGGTCTGGCCACAATCCTCAGTACCCACAGACACTGTCCAAGTGCGGGGCATTGCCCATGGGCCCGGGCGGAAGGGAGAGGGCAGTAAGACAGCCAAATAAGAGTCAAGTCCTCTATAGTAATGGTCATACCAGGTGTGGGAGATGGCTTCCTGGGATGGCTGTACCACtggaaaatggaaaagcaggAAAAGAGAGGGTATCTAGCTATCAGTGCATGGGAACATAGACTACTTTTCATAAAGGGATCATTTTTCTCTCCACAGACCCTCTCCTCCTTATCTTTCCCTTTTCAACCTACTACCTCCCCTCACTCAAAGGAAATTCCCCATGCTGTGTCCAGAAGCATGCAGGACAAACATGTAGCTAGAGCAACCAATTCTATGAGTTTTAGATGCTTCCCTTCAACCATATCTCTTAGTCTTTCCCATAGCTATGCCCATATTTCTTGAGTGTTTGCCCCTCTTCCTGTCCTCCAGAGATTTTGAGGTCCTTCAACCTAGTACAAGCCTGCTAGTACCCATCAATGAATGCTAATTTCAGATATGGAGTGCCTGGTCTTCTGTAGTCCCTTTCCTTCATCCTGCATGTCCCAGCCCTTGGATTACAGTCCCACTGATCCCACTCCACCTCCAAAGTTAGATAATGTCTCCAGGGCTCCATCTTATATGTGGGCACTCACATGAGGCATTGGTGGTGGCAATAACACCATACCACTGGATCTGTCCATTATCCTCACCAAACATGTCGCGTGTAATCACCACCCCAGCGCCCACCTCAGGCTCCAAGTGAGGGGCAGCTGCCATCGCTGGGGGGCGCCAGGctaaggagaaaaggggggaaaagggtCAAGACTCAACcacagtgggggggggggggagggtctgAATAATAACACTAAGAGAGTGCCTAACTTGGAAACTGGATCCTAACACAAAAGGTCTACAGCCAGTGGAAAGAATCTGAGTTCACCCTGTGGATATAAAAGACCTTCAAGGTCTAGACcagaatttcttttgtttgactaCACATGTTTGTAATTGGgctgttgtttttcttgttttctcaatggggagagggggagggagaggaaagggaagggaggaaattggCAGAAGAGGTAGATtttcattcaaaaataaaattaacttagtttttaaaaaatctagactgctaatacagaaatatgtacataaataaacaTATTATACATCTTATACATTTATGCATGTTGATTATgcatcaatatcaaattgcttgccttctcaaggaggaggaaggggtggaagtaagggagagaatttggaactcaaatttttttttaaatgaatgttaaatttttttacatgtaattgggaaatatttaatgagcccatgctcctaattttacagaagaggaaactgaagcctagggagGCTATAGTCAAATAGTTGATAATCAAAATAGCTGGTAATTAaacctctgattctaaatccactACTCTTTCTGTGataccaaacaaacaaaagcccaGAAGGTGTGTCAGGGAGAAGATATTAAAACACCTAGTCCCTAAAATTCCCATCCTGTATGGGATGGGAAACTGTTGATTTAGGTGATGTCATAGTTCTCTTTCCATCCTTTGATTTCTGTGATTATGTTCAGTGGTCTGGCACTGGGAGGGGAAGGCAAGGGAGAGTTTGGATAATGCAGGCAATGTATGCCTACCTTCTGGAAAGGTGGTACACAGCAAAGTAACCGTCTGACTCCACAATCCATTTCTCCCCAGCAAGGTGAGGCTAAGGCGGTAAGGAGTGGCAGGGGTCAAGCCAGGGAGCTGGAGGGAATTCTGGGAAGTATTGGCACTGAAAACGGGTTGTGCTTTTCCTCCAGTCTCCAGCTGTTCTGCCACTATCAGACAGGTGCCCACTTCTCCTACAGGAACTGTCCAGTTCAGTGCCAGGTAGGTTTCCTCAGGTTGGCACTGCACATCTTCCACTGGCCTTGGCTCTGTTAGGGACAAGATGTTCATCTTCTTGGGGCCCCTGATGACTAAGTAGCATCCCCCAAAGAAACGGATGTCCATGTACAGGTGCATGATAGATCTTTCCATTAAAAGGAATTAGATTAAATACCTGTTGTCACATCAAGGGGTATATcccacaaagagaaaaaaaattctaaattggGCATCACTGCCTATCTTGAAGAGCACAGAGGGCAATGCCAGTCTGAGAGGCATAAGAATGAACCTGCATAGGACCCAGAGTGGGCATCAGTGCTAACTTAGACTAATACTCAGCTGCCCCTGCCCAGCCCCCAAGAAATACAACCTACCAATTAGTAGCACTATTGGACTGGTGGAAGCTTGGAGAGGTCCAGCTTGACACAGCACAGAGAGGAAGAAGGTATGCCCAGGAATCAGGCCCCTTAGGATGAGGTGGGTTTGTCCCAGGGACACAGGTTGCCTGCGGAGTACCTGTCCAGACTCTAAGAGCTGGGCCTGGCACTCCCCCTGCCCCTTTGGGGCAGCAGCCCAAGTCAAAGCCACCATGGCATTGTCCCCTTGCACAGTCACTGACAGCTCCTTGGGCACCAGTGGAGCTGTGgggagatggggggaaggggagacagagagggtgaagggagagggagggagagagagatggagagaaaaagagagagagtatcACCCAAACAGCCTGGTCTGAGGTCCCTCCCCTGAAAGCTCCAATGTCCACTGCAGCCTCTAGCTCACTCCAGCCCCTGGGAAGCTCGCAAGGACAAGCAAACAAGGGAAATATACAACTAATTTTGAGATAAGACTAAAGCATCCTATCGCTCTCTGTCTCAGCTACCCTCCCTTTCTAATCCAGACTGGAAGCATTTGTGGTGGTCACTTCTCGCACTGGACCAGAGGTCCAGGATTTAAGTATTAAATAAGTATTTAAGACTAAATACTTAGACAGAGAGGAATGACCCAGGGAGTCCTTGGAGCACAGCAAGCCCCACACGTACTGCCTTCTCTCAGAGTGTCTTCCATCTGCTTTGTTTATACTTTGTTTACCTAATTgcttacatgttgtttcccccattaaaatgtaaggttcttgagggcagagactgtctttttgaTTTCCTTTCTTAGTATActcagcacactgcctggcatatcgtaagtgcttaacaaatgcttgttgacttgatttgggtcccctcctccccttcagaATCTCTGATGCCTTCCACTCACGGGTCCAGCTGGTGATGTTGGCTGCTGCAGAATGGTGGGGCCCAGCTAAAGAGACAATCTCCACCCAGTACTTGGTTCCTGGAGTCAGATTGGAAAAACTTATACTGTTCACCTCAGGTCCGACAGCACCAGTGCTCACTGTAGAGCCTTCCCGGTGAAGGGTGACTTGGTAGCCCTCCTGGCTCCCAGATCCCTGGTTCCAGGATACACATAGCCTGGTTGGGTCCTTACTGGTCACATTTACTATGGCTGGGGCCAAGGGAACTGTGGAAAGAGCAGAATAGGATCAGAGGCCAGAGACAGcagggaaggagactggagatgtAAGCAGTGATCTTAGACCCCCTTGAAAAAAAGCCTAGCCCTCCTCCCCAaccctcaaaaagaaaaatcagcttAAGGTCAGAAGAAACTCAAGCAAAGACAACGGTCAGCAGGCTTGTTGCTCTTTTCCCATCATATCTAGAACTAGATTAAGCAAAGAGAGTGACCTCTGTTCCTGTCATCAAAGTCTCCCACAGGCAAGGGATGAGATTCAGATTTGGTCCAGAAAGACGCAAGAGTCCCAGTGGGTCTGATGGACTGTCTCTGCTTTCCTCTTCCCTACTAGGCCATgggaatgtgtatgtatatatatatatatatatatatatatatacatatatatatatatatatatgcatatgtattgtgcatgtatatatgtattgtccatatgtatacatgtgtgtaggcATATGTGCACTGTATGCATGtacgtgtgtacatgtgtgcacatgcatgcgtgtgcatttgtgtgtgcgtatgtttatatgtattttgcatgtgtgcatgtatgtactgTGTATTGTGCGCaggcatgcatgtatgtgtatgcgtgtatgagtatgtatatacatgtgtaggtGCGTGTGCagatgtgcatatgtatatgtatgtggatataggcatatatatatgtatgtgggtatgtgtatgtatatatgtatatgtaaaataccCAAAGTGTTGCCAAAGTAGTCTAAGTTGGGTTAGGGACCATCCAACTTAGAAGCAGAGGAATGGAAGCTTGACCTCTGAAATCCCCcaccagctctaaaattctacacTATTTCCTCCATCTCCTCAATGCCTCTCTAACATCACAATAAACATTGCTCTCCACTTCCCAACATATCTCAGAGTGAGTGGTCTGGAAATATAGCTACTCACGAGTCCATGAAGTGAGGTTGGGGGCCCAGGCCTGATAAGGCCCCCCAGTGCCACCAGCTCTTAAACTATAAGCTGTTCCTGGCTCCAGATCCCAAAAGGTATAGTTGGTGACATTGCCCATGAGGATAACATGATGAGTGGCATTGCCCATTGGCAGCTGGTACAAAGTAAGCTCAAAGCTCTGTGCTCTACTCAGTTTCCAGGATGCTACCAGGGCTGAGGACTCAGAACTGCCCACATTGAAGAGCGTCAGGTTGGCTGGTGCCTCAGGATCTAGGAAATAATCAGTGTGGCGAGCATCCATGGTCAATGCCCTGCAACGGGGACATGAAGCATTCCCAGGAAGCACCACAGGGACTCTTGCAGAGGGCAAAGTAGGTACAGAAAGGTATATCAAGAGTAGTTAGGATGGGGGTGTGGTACCCAGGGAGGGGattagaaagaatgctggagcGGGAATGGGAAGCTGGGGCAGGAAGGACAGGGGCACCCAAGCTCACTCACATGTCCAAGCTGTGGCATTTATAATATCACTCTCATCTACACCCCGCAGGGCCACTAGCTGTACCATGTACTCTCTGCCTGGGGATAGCTGGGACCAGGAAAAGCTCTGAATCTCAGAAGAGAGGGCTGCTTCTTCCTTCAGTTTCAGGGGTGCTAGGTGGTACAACCATAACCGGTAACCATCCAAGGCCCCAGGAGGTGGACTCCAGTGGGCAGTCAGGCTAGAAGGTTTGCCTTCACTTCCCAGGCTCAGGTTGTTAGGGGCAGCAGGAACTACAGACACAGAAAAGAAACATTCAGAATGCCTCCTTACCATCACCACTACTACAGAGTCTACAGAAAGCCAGGAAATCAAGAGAGGACACTAGATATCCTAGAGTAGGTACCAGGACAATGAAGAGCTAGGAAACTCACATGTGCAAGTTTGTGCCTTCTGAGCAGTAGAATTAAGGTGCCCAGCCCAGGCCCATGCTGACACGATAAAGCAGGAACCAGGGGTAAGGTCCTTAAGAGTCAGATTAGTTTGCTTGCTGCCCACACTGAGAAAGCCTAGTGTCTTCTGGGTCCCTTCTTCCTGCCAGGAAACCCTGTATCCATCCTGCCTTCCTTCTGGAGATACCCATCGGACATCCAGATTGGAGGTGCTGCCCCCGCTTGTGACCTCCAGTGACTGTGGAGGCCGGGGCCCTGCAAGGATATAAGACCCAGTGATGAAGACTGGAGACTTCCACTGACCATATAACCACTGAGATCTCATCAGCGCATCTCAGGGAGTAGCTGTCTGGGATCCCTATCTCTGTCCTACCACAACACAGCATGACTAAGCAACTACCTTCCCTTGTCCATCATGATCCATCCCATTATGCCACCCTTCCCTCTGATACCACTTTATCCTCATACTCACAAGTATGCCCCACCAGGCTCTGAATGGTGACCCCTGAGGGTAAGATAATATCGACTCGATATTGGGCACCTGGCACCAGCCCTCGAAAAATGACGTGGGTGGCATTGGGCAGCACAGAAACATTGGCGATGATGTCTGGGGAGCCCTCAACATAGAGCAGCACCCTCTGTCTTGACTCCCTCGATGCCTGTAATCCAGATAGCTGGAGAACCCCGGGCTGGGACCTGGTCTTGGAATCTGGAAAGGCTGTGGTAAGGAAACACCCCCAGGCAGAGTTAAGATAGAGAAAAGGAGTGGGCTGTATGTAGTGCCAGCCAAGCCAAGCCAAGCCAAGCTGTGGCTAGCTGTGAAATTCAGGATAAGATCTCTTCCCTCTGTCAAGTTCCTATGCTTTGATATTTGGCTTCATTCCACTTTCCTCTTAGCTACTTACTAAAGTCCTTTCTGGGGGAAAAACAGCTTTGTCTCTGCTGAACTAAGGGAAAAAGAGGGCTTGTCTATACCTTGGCCAGAACAGCAAATAACAGCTCATGCTTGCATCGCATTTTCATGGTCATAACCACCTAACCCTGTGAGCTGTTTTATGATGAATTTGAGTTTTGGATGAGGTGATCTGCTCAAAGTTCCACAGCTAAGTGTGACAAAGAGGCATAAATAGAACCCAAGTCTGTTCATCCCCAAACCAATGGTTCTTTGTACCATGCCATGCTGCCTGAGAGTTTCAcacaggaaatacaaagaaatgcccAGGAGAAAAGCAGAGCAgatggtttcctttataatctacTGGCACTGAATCCCAGACTGTCTGGGTTGGAGTTTCCTGTCTCTCCCTGGCTCTCCTGGGGTACCTGAATATCATCAATACAACTCACCTAAACGACCAGCCAAAAGCCCTCCATCCCAATCCAACACAGGCAAAGTTgggtttaaaaacaacaaaactttgtCAAATTAAAACCTTTTCTAATCCTCTCAGTTGTTAGTACTCTCTCTAGCCTTAAAGTAACTtgattttccttatctgtgaacatttcatttctgtccctccctccaacccatacaatagaatataagtttcctGAAGACAGGGACTCCCCCCCAATCTTTTTCTCCCCAGTGCCTAGAGGAAGGCCCTGAATATAGgagatattaaataaatttattgaatTGACATATTAATAGAGTAAGGAAATTAGTATATAACCCTGGAGAATTAAGTGCAAGGGGTCAAATTATTCATTAATTAACTCTGGTCTGACTGTCTATCTTTGGGATGAAGcctctctttttttaacctttgttccCAATGTTTTCCCCTCCCAAACAGAAGTGACAGTTTGGAGTGAGTTATCTGCTCCTTCCTGTGAGTCTAAGGGGGAAATTATGGTCTAATCCAATCAACTCTTTCTGAAATCAAAGACTCAAGGACCAACTGcattaacagtaataataaccatatgtacacacacacacacacacacacacacacacacacacacacacacacacggcttcACAATCCACAAGGCTTTCTTTACAAGCCTATGAAATGAGTAACACAAacattatgatctccattttacagatgaggaaactgaaactggaTAGTGAGGTAAGTAATCTCcttgttttacatatgaaaaagTAGAGTCAGCACTTTTTGActtagtaaagaactagaaacaaaaggaATGCTgatcagctggggaatggttaaacaaatcgtgctaaatgaatgtaatggagtgtAGTGCCCggaaagaaatgaatatgaagaattcagattGGCCTGAGAAGACTTATCTGAACAGACGAAGAATGatgcaagcagaaccaggaaaggaaGCTACAGTGTCTATAAATAGCacaaatggaaacaataataagaaacaaTGTTGCATAATTATAATGCCCAAAtctgaccccaaagaagagatgagaaaatgtctcttctcccttctgcacagaggtgggggactatggaaCAGTGTATTTGTTGTCAGATTGGAgagatgtgttggttagttttgcagaatgcttcatttcctcttttaaaaaaattctttattaaagGGGAAGGTCctctgggaagggggaggaatatatttggaaatgaaggggatgtaaaaaaagagatatcaataattttttttaaggagagaTATCATGATATGATAGAAAGGatcctgggcttggaatcatgaagaccaaAGTTAAAATTCCATCTCAAGCAATCACAAATTGGCAAGTCACTAAGCTCTCTGAAACTCAAGCAACTCCCAGGACTTATCTACTAAGTCTGGCTGGGTTCTGAATTAGTGAAGGGAATTTCTGTACCTGCAGTTTCCCACAATGACAAGATATCTTTTGGGCATGGATGATGAAATTGAGATTAGCTAGTGACAGTAACAGAATTCGAACCCAGATTTTCTGGCTCCAAGTGCATGAGCTCTTTGCTTTTTTCCAGGCTCCTTCTAGACAGTTGCTAGTACggagttgggggggtgggggtgggggtggtactATACAATGGATTGAGCacttggcctgaagtcaggaagacctgagttcaaatacagcttcaaacacttcctgtctgcctcagtttcctcatctgtaaaatggggatcattaatagcacccacctcccagggttgttttgaggatcaatgAGTtaataaagtgtttagcacagtgcctagaacatagcaaGGGTTTAGTaaatccccttccctttccccacccctcctctCCAGGTAGTTAATACACAAAGATTTGAACTGTCATATTTTCATATCTAACAAGAGACAAGTATTATTCAGCCCAATCTGTGGCGCTGGTTCTATCAGAAAGgtgaaaaactcagagaagatGATCCAGAGTTCCACTGTTACCCTCTTCCTTCCTGGAGGAATCTGACAGGTTATAGCCTTCCCACCTATATATGTCCCATAGGCATAGGCCAAGAGTAGGGGTGGAGAATCTGCAgtgttcacagaacaaatccccttaataaaaggatttgttctgtaaaacttggactcagttcaAAGGTCACACCCAAAGACCAAaaggtctcaaggccacaggttccccactctttgCCAAGAGGATCCCAGGGACTGGAGACCCAAGAGGTCCCGGATAGCCCCAATGCCCATGAGCAGTGCCTAGAAAAAAATCACCTCAACCTCTACCCTCCATGCTGTACCCACATGCATAAACTTACACTCCAGCCAAGTCTCAGCCTGAGCTGAGGCACTATGAGATCCTGCTAGGGCTGTGAGTTCCAAAGTATAGTGGCCATCAGGAAGAGGGCCTGGAAAGGTGGCATTGAGAGCCTCGGGTCCCAAGGTACTGTTCCTCTCAGCCTGCCCACTCAGCTGCAACAGGTAGCCATCCCGGTGCCCTGGCCCTGCCTGCCAACTCGCTGAGAGCCCAGGGGGCCAAGGAGTCAGCATCAAGTTAAAAGGGACAGAGGGATCTGTTGGGAGAAATcacaggggaagaaggaaaagcatggaggaagagaaagagatggaggggAAGTGGAGGGTTAGAAGGTAGATACCATGTTTTAGGGGTACTGGCTACGCTCCTATCTGACTGCCCCATTCTATGTCCAGTGACCCATCCAGATGTTGGCAGCTACCACATGGCATATGTTAGAGAAGTAGAAGTGGGCTCTTACTGCTACTGCAGGTGAAGAATACCTAGTTAGCTGGAAGGGGAGGCCATACAACTATAGGATGTTTTATTGTAGGGTATGAAGGTACCCAATTGCAGCCCTGGAGCTGCTTCCCTGGAGAGGAATGGCCAATTTGCCTTTCTTACCCTGCTTCCCTAACAGTACTCACAAGTCTGCTCCGTGACATTGGGTCCTCCAGTCTGTAAGAGGCCGGAAGTGGCACTGAGTGATAGCTGGTAGGGAGTGCCCGGGGAAAGGTGGTAGAAGGTATGGTTGGTGGTGCCTCGCTTGACCACATCTGTGAGGATAGTACCATCCAAGAGGTCCAAAAGGGTCAGGTGGAGCCAAGCTGCCCCCTCAGCCCTGCTCCAAGAGGCTTGAAGGGCACTGGTACCCATGGCAGACAATACTAAATGCTCTGGAGGTATTGGAACTGAGGGGCAGAGAGAAAAATGATTAATCTCAAGAAAGATCAGAGGATCCCAGATCATAACAGCTAGcaagttcaattccctcattttatagaagaagagattttaaatgactggcccaggatcacacagaaaatgtctgaagcaggattcaaacctggtTCTTTGTGATTTCATATTCAGGATTCTATCCACTATCCCACCTAGCTGACTTAAgagttaaaaaatgaaagaagtgggTAGTTAGACATGGGAGAATTGAGAAACTAGCCTCTCTCTTGAATACCCTGTCGATGAGGTTCTGTCCTATCTGCCCTCTCCTTACTCCAACCTCCTGGGTGCCAGGTCCCTGAAGAAATAAATGTAACAAAGGTAACTCAGAATACTCTCCTTACCTGTCCACTGGCGAATGCTGGTCTCGGCATGGAGTTCACCAGCCCAGGTAGTAACCCATAAGGCATATTCACTGCCTGGCAGGAGACTGTCAAAATGGTAGGAGAGAGTGCCTGGAGCCACTGAGGTGTTCCATGCCAATGTCTGGGACTCCAGGTGGTAAAGGAGAAGCTGGTAATGATCTTGTTCTCCAGGAGCAGACTCCCAAGTGGCCTCCAGCATGGATGGGCTCCTGGAGTTGTTGAGACTCAGATTGAGCACAGGTGAAGGGGCTGTTCCAGGGATAGAAAAGGACATGTCCAGTGGGCAGCTAAAGGA
The DNA window shown above is from Notamacropus eugenii isolate mMacEug1 chromosome 2, mMacEug1.pri_v2, whole genome shotgun sequence and carries:
- the LOC140529489 gene encoding receptor-type tyrosine-protein phosphatase V-like isoform X4, which produces MRPLFFFTVLLWLRGALAEDDDGCNQVEMPAGSEHGGQPLQVNVSSQGQPAGLVLNWGTPVPAGLGYVLRLTGLGLSAPLERRELQADPNVSSFHFQDLISGSHYQLEMTVLLPCSQNSTVTLTAQTTPSPVLNLSLNNSRSPSMLEATWESAPGEQDHYQLLLYHLESQTLAWNTSVAPGTLSYHFDSLLPGSEYALWVTTWAGELHAETSIRQWTVPIPPEHLVLSAMGTSALQASWSRAEGAAWLHLTLLDLLDGTILTDVVKRGTTNHTFYHLSPGTPYQLSLSATSGLLQTGGPNVTEQTYPSVPFNLMLTPWPPGLSASWQAGPGHRDGYLLQLSGQAERNSTLGPEALNATFPGPLPDGHYTLELTALAGSHSASAQAETWLESFPDSKTRSQPGVLQLSGLQASRESRQRVLLYVEGSPDIIANVSVLPNATHVIFRGLVPGAQYRVDIILPSGVTIQSLVGHTWPRPPQSLEVTSGGSTSNLDVRWVSPEGRQDGYRVSWQEEGTQKTLGFLSVGSKQTNLTLKDLTPGSCFIVSAWAWAGHLNSTAQKAQTCTFPAAPNNLSLGSEGKPSSLTAHWSPPPGALDGYRLWLYHLAPLKLKEEAALSSEIQSFSWSQLSPGREYMVQLVALRGVDESDIINATAWTYPEAPANLTLFNVGSSESSALVASWKLSRAQSFELTLYQLPMGNATHHVILMGNVTNYTFWDLEPGTAYSLRAGGTGGPYQAWAPNLTSWTLPLAPAIVNVTSKDPTRLCVSWNQGSGSQEGYQVTLHREGSTVSTGAVGPEVNSISFSNLTPGTKYWVEIVSLAGPHHSAAANITSWTPPLVPKELSVTVQGDNAMVALTWAAAPKGQGECQAQLLESGQVLRRQPVSLGQTHLILRGLIPGHTFFLSVLCQAGPLQASTSPIVLLIEPRPVEDVQCQPEETYLALNWTVPVGEVGTCLIVAEQLETGGKAQPVFSANTSQNSLQLPGLTPATPYRLSLTLLGRNGLWSQTVTLLCTTFPEAWRPPAMAAAPHLEPEVGAGVVITRDMFGEDNGQIQWYGVIATTNASLVQPSQEAISHTWYDHYYRGLDSYLAVLLPSPFRPGPWAMPRTWTVSVGTEDCGQTQQTCNGKLKPDAQYRFSVAAFTSFDPVNPTVSFTAFSEPRASVSGASMPLLVASGIVSGCLFTLCAVLGLLCCRRVRVERSEKNNFFQEMTPYCQSNIRRPILSRNFRQSYEAKKANAHQAFFQEFEELKEVGKELSKMEAENPANATKNRYPHVLPYDHSRVRLTHQDGDPHSDYINANFLPGYSRPQEFIATQGPLKRTIEDFWRLVWEQQVYTIVMLTVGMENGRVLCEHYWPVDSTPVTYGQITVYLLEEEKGENWTRRELQVQHGSQQEERRILQLQFTTWPDHGVPEDPGSLIKFAKLVQERMKTTPNTVPTLVHCSALFLFAPFAPLTSC